The DNA window CTCCTCGTACAGCGGCGACTCCTCGGGGAGGAAGCCGAGGTGGTGCCGCATCGCCGGGTCGGTGGAGTCGTAGCCGGCGACGCGGGCCTCGCCCGAGGTGGGCTCGATCAGCCCGGCGAGGACCTTCAGCGTCGTCGTCTTGCCCGCCCCGTTCGGGCCGACGATCCCGAAGACCTCGCCCTCCTCGACGGAGAAGGTGCTGTCGACGACCGCCGCGAACCCGCCGTACGTCTTCTCGAGGGCGTCGACCGCGATCATGGGCGCGGATCCGACGGGGACCGGGTTAAACCCACGCCCGCGGGTATCAGCCGCGAGAACGTCCCGACCGCTCTCCGCCGGTTCCCGTTCTCAGTCGTCCGCCCAGGCGTCGCCGTGCGCGCGGTAGCCGTCGAACTCGCCACGGTCGATCTCCCGTTCGATCTCGCGTTTCGTCTCCCGGTCCAACCGGAGGAGGTGACAGAGCGGGTGGCCGGGGGCGGCGACCGGGTTCTCTAGAGCCCCGAGGATCAGCCCGTCGAAGGGCGCGCGGACGACGCGCTCCTCGGTCTTGAAGTGGTTCGTCACCGTACAGATCGGGTCGTCCTCGTGGACGAGCGGGTACGGCCCCCACTCCATCTCGACGAGTCCGCCGGCGTCCGCGCGGAGCCAGCGCTTGGTGGCGTCGGCGGCGGTCGACTGGTACCACCCCGGCCAGTGGACCGGTTCGTCGGGGAGGAGACCGTACTCGGCGAGCACGCTCTCGACGCCCTCCAGGGCCTTCTCGATCAGGGTGCGCTGGAAGCGGTGTGCCCGCCCCATCTCGACGGTGACCGTCGGGATCCCGTCTGCGGTCGCCACGGACCGCAGCGATCCCGCGTCGCCCTCGCCGTAGAGGACCACGTTGGTGGCGAACGCGCGGGCGAGCCGCGCCACGCCCGGGTCCTCGAGGTCGGCGCGGGCGTGGTAGATCGTCGTTCGGTTTCGCGTCGACGTGTGGAAGTCGAGCCCGAGGTCGCACGGCGAGACGAACCGGCGGTAGATCTCGTGGGCCATCCGCTCGGTCGTGTTCGCGCCCTCCCGACCGGGAAACGACCGGTTCATGTCCTGGTCGTAGATCGGCGTGTACCGCTGTTGGGCCTCGAAGGCGGGGACGTTACACGCGTGGAGACAGACGAGCGTTCCGTGGATCTCGCGCGGCTCGTATCGGTCGGCTATCTCCTGGACGACCTTGACGCCGTTGAGTTCGTCGCCGTGGATCCCGGCGCTGAAGAAGACGGTCGGACCGCCGCCCTCCCCGTTGATCACGGTGACGGGGATCCGGATCGGATCGCCCAGGTAGGTCTCGCCGACCTCGTAGCGGACGTGTCGCTTCTCGCCCGGATCGACCTCGGCGTCGTAGCGGAACGGTTCCGGATCGGCACGCGAGTCGTTCATGGGAGCGAGTCGCGGGGAGGGGGGAAAACTGCTGGGTCGAGGCCGGCGCGGCGGTAGCCTTACGGCGTCACTTCGATAACGGGGTCCGTATGAACGAGGGGTCGGAGAGGGACGAGGGGACCGAGTCGGCGGCGGACCCCGTGGCGGAGTCCGGGGTCGAATCGAGTCCCGACCGCGGATCCGGTCCGGAGATCGACCCCGCGGTCGCCGCGACGGCTCGCGAGGAGCTGCGGACGACGTTCACCTACCAGGTCGAACGCCTCCGGGAGATCGACACCAAGGCCATCGAGATCCTCAAGGCCAACCTCGTGCTCATCGGGATCGTCGTCACCGGCGGGTCGATCG is part of the Halorubrum aethiopicum genome and encodes:
- a CDS encoding succinylglutamate desuccinylase/aspartoacylase family protein, which codes for MNDSRADPEPFRYDAEVDPGEKRHVRYEVGETYLGDPIRIPVTVINGEGGGPTVFFSAGIHGDELNGVKVVQEIADRYEPREIHGTLVCLHACNVPAFEAQQRYTPIYDQDMNRSFPGREGANTTERMAHEIYRRFVSPCDLGLDFHTSTRNRTTIYHARADLEDPGVARLARAFATNVVLYGEGDAGSLRSVATADGIPTVTVEMGRAHRFQRTLIEKALEGVESVLAEYGLLPDEPVHWPGWYQSTAADATKRWLRADAGGLVEMEWGPYPLVHEDDPICTVTNHFKTEERVVRAPFDGLILGALENPVAAPGHPLCHLLRLDRETKREIEREIDRGEFDGYRAHGDAWADD